In Oryzias latipes chromosome 15, ASM223467v1, the sequence TGTGGAGGAGATCAGAGCCATCATGAGTCCCTAACGTACCTAACTCACCATCCACACTGGCCCTTCTGCTCTGAGAGGACAGGAGGGGAGTGTGGAACCATCAATGTCCACGCAGAAGCAAAGAGTTTTCTTCCAAACACCTGCATGTCTGGCTGGTGACACTTGTGCTTCTAAATGGTTATCAAATACACAACTTTAACcaacaattctaaaaaaaaaaaaaaagtctaattttGTGACCTTTTCTCTCCATTTTCCTCCTCGATGGCTTCATTTTAACATGAACTATAAGGGGAACAGTTAGATCCTAAAAGGATCATTGTGTCTCCAGAAGTAATGAAGAACCTATGAGTCCACGGGCCGTTGAGCCTGGGATGTTGAAAGCCagggtttattttattgtacttTGGTAGATTGAAggaacacaaaataaaagactccaGTGAAATGTTCAtgataaaattgaaaattgaatttcCAACTGAGAATTGCAAATTATAAATGTTCAACACCAGAAGCCTTCAGctgtcatctgtttgctcagctgttggacaagttaaaaaataaatccacttaAATAAATAGAGAACTGCATATGTTTTGAATTATGAGTGAACTAAACGTCCAGAAGGAAGAGCAGTAGGTTTGACCGTAAACACATCCCACTAACTAAGCGTCGTCGTTCTTTCTACAGTAAATCGTTGATGGCGTCTCCTCCTGCGGTGCGTGGCGAACACAGTGCGGGGAAAGCGCGTTCCGCTGTCTGAGTCAGTCGGCGGTAATGGCCGGCACGAGCCGCCGCAGTGACACGGAGGAAGGGTCGGCCTTGTCTTGAGGCTCTCGCTCCTGTGCCTCTCAGAGCGTGATGTCAGCGGCGGCAGCGCTGTTGTAATTCACTCGGTGGGGGTGATGGCGTCACGATCTGCCCTGCTGTAGCCTCCTGCTCCGATAGTGAAGCGAGACGGAGCGCAGGCCGAGGTGACCGTGGCTCCGTTGGCCGGGATCGAGTACCGCCAGGCCGGACAATTCATCCCGGGAAACATGGAGGCTGTGGCCGAGGAGCTGCGGGCCGGCTCTCGGGTACCAGTCACTATCGATCACATGCTTAACGATACACTGGTTGTGACGCTGACCTACCAAGAAAGGAACTACACAGGAATATTACTGGATTCCAACAAAAAGTGAGCATTTTccctgttttttcttcatttccccCCACGAAATGAATTTGGAAAATGATGCTAACAGCTAACATACCCACGGAGCTAACGCCAGGCTAACTCGTTAGCTGGCTAGCAGTTAGCCTGGCCTTCAAAAAGACAGGTTATTGAAGCTGACAAGGTGGCTACGGGTTAGCTTCATGGCTAATCAAAACTCCTATCATTTTACTCCACGATTTGCCAGATAAATCGGATTTATTTCGTCGATGAAAACACGCGTTGACACAAAAGCAGCCGAGTTTGTAGAAATTGTAAATGACTTTTATTGTTCCATAGCTGCAGTTAGAGGCTTCATCTGTAGCTTATTGTTAGCCTAATCAAACCCAGAGAAGCTAAAACGATTAAAGTAAAAGAAGGCCTTGGCTGAAAGCATCATTATCTAAGGTAGATGACATTTACATGTATATCATACACACACGCACTTCTGTTAAAGCTGTCTAAGAAACTAAGAAATATATCTTCATGGTGCTTATTATTTGAGATTGGTTACTGCTTAATCTGTTGAAACAATAGAAATGTACAATAATTGAGACCTTTTTAATACATAATATTATAATGTTCTCATCTAAAACTATTTGATACTGGGTAAAGAACACGGTGGGCTGTTTTTATgaccaaaaaaatgtcacaatgaGGCAAAGCCTTAATGAAATGACAGAAACCCAGAAGTTTAACTGATCCTCACGAACTATGTGTTGCTGTGAGGATTTTGTATCAAAACAGGCACTGATCTTAAAGGTTGAATACAAAGCCAGTATCAAAAGATGTGCAGCTCCCCTCTCTTCCTAGTGCAGGAAGCCAAGCTGCCCCGAGAATAACCCTCCTAAATGGGAACAGGGAGGCCTTAAAATAGTTGCCAGGCCTCGTCTCTGAAAATGTGAACACTTCTTCCTTTTCTGTTCTGGCAAATTTGTTTCCTGTCATTGTTGATCATGCTTTTTAGGTCATATCTTCAGCTCAAGATAATCTCCACCACGAAGTTACACAATATAAAATGGCTACAGCACAGTCAAGCATGGCCTGTCATGTTGTGCGTCCTTGTACTGCCTAACAGGGACTGTCTGTTCCCTGTCACAGGCAGCTCTGTCTGTTCTCTGCTGCTCTAGAGACACCTATGAAAAGGTATGAGGAACAGGCCTCGCCAACGTGCAGCCGTGCACAGCTCCCTGCCAGCTACTTCCCATGAGGCCCAAACACGGGTTCCCCACATGTGAACTAATTAATAATCTCACCGCACACGGatgcaaaaacaaactgaagtcTCAAGGCTGCATCTCTGAATCCCAAGTGAATCATGggattgtttttgttcagtcagatgttggtggtggtggtggggggtgatCCTGGACATCTttgtctgctgttttttggaTAAAGCTGCTCTGCTACCTTTCTTTTCCCCATCATCCACTTCAGAAAGGACAGCTGCCAAGTTCAGGCTTTGTTTGATGTTTCTTAAGATGAAAGATAAAAATGAGAGGAAATAATTAATGGGGTTCAAGATCTCTGTGTTTGCAGCCTCAGGTAAAAagatggacccccccccccaaatgttAATGCATTTCTGCACAAAGGTGAGAGAAAATAATGACCCGCTCCAAGATAatctaagggtgtattcagactggaaacagTTAGATcccttaaagtgaaccagagttcgtttcccccaataatccagaacaaattttcagtctgaatacatctaagcggaccctggtccaggaccaggaaccgctcttggacccatctttggaggtggtctcgattcgtttccaatcggactgagctctGCTTTGCTTTGAGAGTCCTCATTCTGAATACAATCTATCGTCGGAACGgaaaaactgaaccaaaaccGCCACCGAAGCCGAAGTGAACAGAGTAAGAATGTAGCAACAGatgtaaagcaacgattgtcatGTTGTCAACGAttgttaaacagaaaaaatggtgcaacattttatttgttagaacgtttatcttaacacagctgaaaacccTTCTTACGTGCTTTTTCGTGTCTCGTTACGCTGCACACgtctgtgacgtcatcctaaaagctaccttgtagttcatTAATAAAATTCTCTTGAACAAATAATGCCATAACAGCACGACGATGACACACatcaactcattgaaatgtgatcaTTTGAATTCAGAtttattaaaactatttttaacgtgacacactgcttctcactgttttcccaacaatcttcATGTCATAAACACTCATCAACGCACCTTCATACCCGATGTCTCCTCATCACTGCTGCTGCCATCAGCCTTTGAGTTAAAGCTCACACGGCACGTCTCCTTGCAAGTAACCAACCGCCTTGTAGCATTCCTCCgccgtaccaaagtaacaaCACGTTAACGGCCCCGATAAGTTTTGTTTAGCACAGCACGTACGcctttctcttgttgttttgatcCATCCtcgtagttcctggccaatgactgaagagatcctTAGTcaagtgtttgtgtttaaaagctTTAGTCAGTCACAGAACGGTCTGtttgatggcagtctgaatacagaccaaacacaaggttcaggactcaatccggactaaaggatttttccagtcAGAATACTCACTAAATGCAGAGAGAATGTGCTGTTCTGGTAATCTGAATGTAGAGAGAATGGGACCCCATCCCAGGTAATATGAATGCAGACCTGCTGGGCCTTTGCTCTTGTCATGATACCAGAAGAAGGTTCTTCTAAAATCTTGTGGGACAATGCAGTTTCAAAAACACTGACATGCATACAGCCTGGATTCAATGTATGAGTGTAATTTACTGGGTTGAGCAACCGTCTgccaaagtgtccttgagcaagacacttaAAACGCACATATTCCCCAGTCATAGTCTGCTGCTATGCTAAATGACTGAATGTGCTTGAGTGTGCATCATGCTTCTATTTTCTGCTGAAGGTCTTGCGTTTGTGCTGTTCTGGTTCACTCTCACTAATTTAgtgatttttctcctcttttctttcagaaatgGACTGTTTTGTCTGCCAGATTTCACGGCTAATCCCGGGATTGGCCCCTTAACTAAACCAGCCTGTGAAGTCCCAGAAACTCTGAGTGAGGAGCCCGCTCCCAAATCCCCGATCCAGGCTTCATACAGACCCAAGGATGAGAATTCGCTCCCTGCAAGCAGCATTCCTGCTGCGCCCGTCCCATGCCCCGTTCCATGCCCCGTCCCAGCGCCTGTGCCGCCCGGGCACACTCCTTATCCTCCTTATTTTGAAGGAGCACCTTTTCCTCCGCCTTTATGGGTGCGTCACACCTACAGCCAGTGGGTTCCACAGCCCCCTCCAAGGctgataaagagaaaaaagagacGGACACGAGAACCTGGCCGTCTGACCGTGAGCACCATACGCCTGCGGCCTCGGCAGGTACTCTGTGAAAAGTGCAAAAACACACTGAACAGTGACGAGGACAGCAAAGACGGCCTGAGTAATGCCAAGAcctcaagaaaagaaaacaccctACACAGCGATGATGATGGAGATTATAAAGATGCTCCGTCTAAGTTTTCTAGAAAAGAGGATGTTGCTGCAGCCAAAGATACCAAAAGACGGGAAAACTGCAGCAGCCTTGACAGTAAGCGCCTCAGGAAAGACAAAAGAGGCGAGGCTGATGGCGAAAAGTTCCCGGCAGGGGATGTCATTCCTCACAGTCCTGTCATAAAGATTTCCTACAGCACTCCACAGGGAAAAGGGGAGGTCATTAAGATCCCCTCCAGAGTTCATGGCTCAGTCAAGCCTTTCTGTCCAAAACAGCTGGTGCAGAATGGTGCTGAGGAAAACAGCAAGATGTCCGCCGATGCTACCAAGGAACAGCGACACATTCTAGATGCCACGAGGTCTGGCCTCACCGTCTCCATCCCTAAACTCAAACTAAGCAGACCCTATGCAAATGTGGTTCAAGACCTGCCATCCCCTAAGATTCGTTTGAAGCCCCCTCAAAGGGCAAGTGAGGAGACCATGGTGGAGTATGAGGCAGAACTTGTCGAAGGAACCAGGAGACGAAGCCCCAGAGTTTCTGGACCCTGTCTTCCACACTCCGAAGACTCTGGAGAAGGGAAGAACTCTCTGGAGTTGTGGTCGGGAAGTTCTGGGGAGGAGGCCGAGCGCAACCACAGCGACCTCACCCTGC encodes:
- the pwwp2b gene encoding PWWP domain-containing protein 2B encodes the protein MEAVAEELRAGSRVPVTIDHMLNDTLVVTLTYQERNYTGILLDSNKKNGLFCLPDFTANPGIGPLTKPACEVPETLSEEPAPKSPIQASYRPKDENSLPASSIPAAPVPCPVPCPVPAPVPPGHTPYPPYFEGAPFPPPLWVRHTYSQWVPQPPPRLIKRKKRRTREPGRLTVSTIRLRPRQVLCEKCKNTLNSDEDSKDGLSNAKTSRKENTLHSDDDGDYKDAPSKFSRKEDVAAAKDTKRRENCSSLDSKRLRKDKRGEADGEKFPAGDVIPHSPVIKISYSTPQGKGEVIKIPSRVHGSVKPFCPKQLVQNGAEENSKMSADATKEQRHILDATRSGLTVSIPKLKLSRPYANVVQDLPSPKIRLKPPQRASEETMVEYEAELVEGTRRRSPRVSGPCLPHSEDSGEGKNSLELWSGSSGEEAERNHSDLTLLINFRKRKADSSSLSVCSSDSLDESKSFSSDGTSPELCDLAPGEDLSVTSSSVTPQDDCKTVPPLTVRLHTRSMTKCVTEEGHAVAVGDIVWGKIHGFPWWPARVLSISGTRKQEMPSCEAQWPQAKVAWFGSPTTSQLSVAKLSPFRELFRSRFNRKKKGMYRRAILEAAKAVGHMSPEITSLLSHCDT